Below is a genomic region from Oryzias melastigma strain HK-1 linkage group LG7, ASM292280v2, whole genome shotgun sequence.
GTAtttctttgcttatttttgCAGATTCCTGATGTGTAAAAATTACTATTGTAACCCACCAATAAAATCCCAAAcgtacatttttaccaaatataCTGGTTTGATtatgtattttctatgtaaacAGAATAATACTTTCATATTTTAGTCATATAAATCAATTTTCCAAACTTGCTGAATTCCTTTTGGTTGCTTtggtcacatggttgctggagcctgtcccaacCACTGTTTCACAAAAGCAGGACACACCTTGAATGGGTCTGCAGCTGGGCCTTTACTATGAAATCCTCTTATTCATAGTGATTCAGAACCGGGTGTTTTAGAAACACAAGCAGGCTGTAAAAGGATGTATGATGAGGacttaaagaaaaagacaaaaaaaaaatcacaaaagtttGGCTAAAACTGTAATGATTGTGCAAAAATTCACATTTCTAAATTAGAGGCTTCTTTTGGAGGAATTGATTATACATTACAGACCCACTCTGTTGAAAATGGgggttttagcatgttcttgttgcatttttctcatgatggaggacatattcaaagaaaattaagcttaaaattgcatttctgagtattagtTTATAccaattgctgtgaatcaggagttgacagtttgaaaaagtttgcatttgtgacgtagaaactaCAAGCCATAAGCTACCTGCTCTGCTGCATTGTGATGCATCTGCTTGTGGACAACTAGATCcgtgtacatctttgttttcctcatcccaGCTGGTTCAAAAGCTTTATGGCTGGATAGATACTAtatgttgcactggtaatgttaggttgaggttgtgaggggctgtgagctaacaggagagagtgtaaactgaTGGATATCTAGAAATATGGGTGAGCTTACTCGACACCAACAGACAGAAgtcacaacccagaggcaaattcctaatgaacttctctgcagaaactatgtcctagaaaggtttttagattttggctaaaaatagcataaacgTTAATAAAGGATCAGTGGGAATGTTTTTAtgatagatcaaaatatgactggAGTAGGTGTTTAAAGTCCTCTAAAGAATACTAACATGACCTGGTAGACTGTGAATCTTCAAATAATATAAATGTtcataaactatatatatatttatgccagtgtggaaaataaaaacgttcAACATTTGGCTCTATCTGGGCTTCAGTCGTTTATTCCTGATTGGATGTTTCCGAGCAGCGTCAGAGCTGTGCTCAGCAGAGGTGAGATCAGCGCTATACTCGGTCTGTGTGCAGTcgcagctgctgctgtctgaaCCGCCTTCAGCCAGTCCGCAAACCGGCTGATTCGCGAGTACACACCAGGTCTGCGAGGAAGTCCACACTCCTCTCCAAAACTTGTCACTCCCACCACATAAAACCTGTCATCACTCTCACTGTAGCACTGCAGGGCTCCTCCGCTGTCACCCTGAACAGACGCCAACATCAGCAGCCTGTTACTGATGGTCAATGCTGCAGGTGTAAGAGGCTTTCTCAGAACAGTACCTGGCAGGAATCAGCCGCTCCACTTTCCAGTCCCGCGCAGAGCATGTTCTCAGTGATGAAGCCACCATACCAGGAGAGCTGGTTACACCTTCTTTGGTCAATCAGCTCCACCTCAGCTTCCTGCAAATTACTCATCAATCTGCCTGAGTACAGAAAAGAGAGAGTGCTGATCAATTAGTTTGACTTTCTTAGCTTTatgagacaaagaaaaacagttttaaatcatgctaaaagacacat
It encodes:
- the LOC112159072 gene encoding transmembrane protease serine 11D isoform X3, producing the protein MALAGQHPDKFKAPLRRNNPRPPLGSHSLTLLPQIPIVRSYVRVVAGLHMWSDPGAHSQIRSISEMKVHEDYDDFTSDSDIMLLRLSSPFKFTDHVQPACTPYSVTHEVILNFTHCFITGWGSSSYKGRLMSNLQEAEVELIDQRRCNQLSWYGGFITENMLCAGLESGAADSCQGDSGGALQCYSESDDRFYVVGVTSFGEECGLPRRPGVYSRISRFADWLKAVQTAAAATAHRPSIALISPLLSTALTLLGNIQSGIND